One Punica granatum isolate Tunisia-2019 chromosome 3, ASM765513v2, whole genome shotgun sequence genomic window carries:
- the LOC116198903 gene encoding superoxide dismutase [Cu-Zn], chloroplastic, whose amino-acid sequence MEAALAAIAAHTVALASPPPFQPLLFPLSTTPIPTLQSAFRDASLKPVRPYSLSLSLSAAPNPLTAIAVTKKAVAVLKGNSSVQGTITLTQKDNGPTTVNVRVTGLAPGPHGFHLHEYGDTTNGCISTGAHFNPNNMKHGAPEDRVRHAGDLGNIVANADGVAEATIVDNQIPLSGPNAVIGRALVVHELEDDLGKGGQELSLTTGNAGGRLACGVVGLTPV is encoded by the exons ATGGAGGCAGCTCTTGCCGCCATAGCTGCCCACACAGTAGCCCTCGCCTCGCCCCCTCCCTTCCAACCTCTCCTCTTCCCTCTCTCCACCACCCCCATTCCCACTCTCCAATCCGCCTTCCGAGACGCCTCCCTCAAGCCCGTCCGCCCCtattccctctccctctccctgtCGGCAGCCCCCAATCCCCTCACAGCCATCGCCGTCACCAAGAAGGCCGTCGCTGTCCTCAAGGGCAACTCCAGTGTGCAGGGCACTATCACCCTCACTCAGAAAGACAACG GTCCAACAACTGTCAATGTTCGTGTGACCGGGCTAGCTCCGGGGCCTCACGGGTTCCACTTG CACGAGTATGGGGACACGACCAATGGGTGCATTTCAACAG GAGCACACTTCAATCCCAATAATATGAAACACGGAGCTCCTGAGGACAGAGTCCGACATGCGGGTGACCTGGGAAACATAGTTGCCAATGCTGATG GCGTGGCAGAAGCAACCATAGTTGATAACCAG ATACCCCTGAGCGGTCCCAATGCGGTTATTGGAAGAGCTTTGGTTGTTCACGAACTTGAGGATGACCTTGGAAAGG GTGGGCAAGAGCTAAGCTTGACAACTGGTAACGCGGGTGGGAGACTGGCATGTG GTGTTGTTGGTCTGACTCCAGTATGA
- the LOC116201206 gene encoding transcription factor FER-LIKE IRON DEFICIENCY-INDUCED TRANSCRIPTION FACTOR: MDRFDDTSGHLLMHWNDFVLPDYIEHGADFDPFAALVPEETLPMHGTVSGPGYIDGVRVDSQFGPVPEDMFGVNDPRFENTNFVLNGLPGGFEEDMKNGEEDGVDDDDEEEDYSSATTTTANTTSATTTSSPRTPTKKTKPDRSRTLVSERRRRGRMKEKLYALRALVPNITKMDKASIVGDAVLYVQDLQMQAKKLKAEIAGLEASLARPQKLHQGQPEMRSKNIHQAPRSTIPTPRKILQMDMFQVEERGFYVRLVCNKGVGVAVALYKALEALTSFNVQSSNLASSSFSDRFILTLTLNIKEGEPDMNLQNLRLWITGSLLNRGFELIQTA, translated from the exons ATGGATAGGTTTGATGATACATCTGGACACCTTCTAATGCACTGGAATGACTTTGTTCTTCCGGATTACATCGAGCATGGGGCCGACTTTGACCCCTTTGCGGCACTTGTTCCTGAAGAAACCCTCCCGATGCATGGTACTGTGTCCGGTCCTGGTTATATTGATGGCGTGAGGGTTGATAGCCAGTTCGGTCCTGTCCCAGAAGACATGTTTGGAGTTAATGATCCTAGGTTTGAGAATACGAATTTCGTTCTCAATGGGCTCCCTGGGGGGTTCGAGGAAGACATGAAGAATGGAGAAGAAGACGgagttgatgatgatgatgaggaggaaGATTATTCATCTGCCACGACCACAACCGCAAACACGACTTCTGCCACTACTACTTCCAGTCCGAGGACACCAACCAAGAAGACGAAACCTGACCGGTCGAGGACATTAGTTTCAGAAAGAAGGAGGAGGGGACGGATGAAGGAGAAGCTCTATGCATTGCGTGCCCTGGTCCCTAACATAACCAAG ATGGACAAGGCCTCCATTGTCGGAGATGCTGTGCTCTATGTGCAAGACCTTCAAATGCAAGCTAAGAAGCTGAAAGCCGAGATTGCAGGCCTCGAAGCATCCCTAGCAAGACCCCAGAAATTGCACCAGGGCCAACCTGAAATGCGCTCGAAGAATATTCACCAAGCACCGAGGAGTACCATCCCTACACCCCGAAAGATATTGCAG ATGGACATGTTCCAAGTGGAAGAGAGAGGTTTCTATGTGCGACTAGTTTGCAACAAAGGAGTTGGAGTCGCGGTTGCCCTCTACAAGGCCCTGGAGGCTCTAACCAGCTTCAATGTCCAGAGCTCCAACTTGGCTTCATCCTCTTTTTCTGACAGATTCATACTCACTCTCACTTTGAAT ATCAAAGAAGGTGAACCTGATATGAACCTGCAGAATCTGAGGCTGTGGATTACCGGGTCTTTGTTGAACCGAGGGTTTGAGCTCATCCAAACGGCTTGA
- the LOC116202036 gene encoding aquaporin TIP1-1-like: MASRGLELPFQRVAFGRPEEVYHVDTFKAAIAEFISTLIFVFVGEGSGMAFNKLTDNGSNTPAGIIMAALAHGFGLFVGVAVAANISGGHVNPAVTFGAFIGGNITLFRGIMYWIGQLLGSTVACLLLKFCTHGMTTPAFSLSTDVTVWNAFVFEIVMTFALVYTVYATVIDPKKGNVGILAPLCIGLVLAADILAGGAFDGASANPAVSFGPALVSWSWKNHWVYWAGPLIGGGLAGIVYEFLFISRTHEPLPSSEY; this comes from the exons ATGGCGAGTAGGGGCCTGGAGCTGCCGTTCCAGCGCGTTGCGTTCGGGAGGCCTGAGGAGGTCTATCATGTGGACACATTCAAGGCGGCAATAGCCGAGTTCATAAGCACCCTGATCTTTGTCTTCGTAGGCGAGGGGTCCGGAATGGCCTTCAACAAGCTCACTGACAATGGGTCCAACACCCCGGCAGGTATTATAATGGCTGCCCTGGCCCATGGGTTCGGGCTCTTTGTCGGCGTCGCCGTGGCGGCCAACATTTCTGGTGGCCATGTGAACCCCGCGGTCACGTTCGGGGCCTTCATCGGAGGCAACATTACGTTGTTCCGAGGAATAATGTATTGGATTGGCCAACTTCTTGGTTCGACCGTTGCTTGCCTGCTACTAAAATTTTGCACGCATGGCATG ACCACTCCGGCGTTTTCGCTCTCAACCGATGTTACCGTGTGGAACGCATTCGTGTTCGAGATAGTGATGACCTTCGCGCTGGTCTATACAGTTTACGCCACAGTGATCGACCCTAAGAAGGGAAACGTCGGGATCCTTGCACCCCTTTGCATCGGCTTGGTGCTGGCTGCGGACATCCTAGCCGGCGGGGCATTTGACGGGGCGTCTGCGAACCCAGCGGTCTCATTTGGGCCGGCCCTTGTGAGCTGGAGCTGGAAGAACCACTGGGTCTACTGGGCTGGGCCCCTCATTGGTGGCGGCTTAGCCGGTATCGTGTACGAGTTCTTGTTCATCAGCCGCACCCACGAGCCGCTGCCAAGCTCGGAGTACTAG